A DNA window from Enterobacter cloacae subsp. cloacae ATCC 13047 contains the following coding sequences:
- a CDS encoding IS3-like element ISSen4 family transposase (programmed frameshift): MKKRFSDEQIISILREAEAGVPARELCRKHAISDATFYTWRKKYGSMEVPEVKRLKSLEEENARLKKLLAEAMLDKEALQVALGRKLLTTDQKREAVMLMCDATGLSQRRACRLTGLSLSTCRYEAHRPAADAHLSGRITELALERRRFGYRRIWQLLRREGLHVNHKRVYRLYHLSGLGVKRRRRRKGLATERLPLLRPAAPNLTWSMDFVMDALSTGRRIKCLTCVDDFTKECLTVTVAFGISGVQVTRILDSIALFRGYPATIRTDQGPEFTCRALDQWAFEHGVELRLIQPGKPTQNGFIESFNGRFRDECLNEHWFSDIVHARKIINDWRQDYNECRPHSTLNYQTPSEFAAGWRKGHSENEDSDVTN; the protein is encoded by the exons ATGAAGAAGCGTTTTTCCGACGAACAGATCATCAGTATTCTCCGCGAAGCCGAAGCTGGGGTACCCGCCCGTGAACTCTGCCGCAAGCATGCCATTTCCGATGCCACGTTTTACACCTGGCGTAAGAAGTATGGCAGTATGGAGGTGCCTGAAGTTAAGCGCCTGAAGTCGCTTGAGGAAGAGAACGCCAGACTCAAGAAGCTGCTTGCCGAAGCCATGCTGGATAAAGAGGCGCTTCAGGTGGCTCTTGGGCGAAAGT TACTGACGACAGACCAGAAGCGGGAAGCCGTGATGTTGATGTGTGATGCGACCGGTCTGTCGCAACGTCGTGCCTGCAGGCTTACAGGTTTATCCCTGTCGACCTGCCGCTATGAGGCTCACCGTCCGGCTGCTGATGCGCATTTATCAGGGCGCATCACTGAGCTGGCACTGGAGCGCAGGCGTTTTGGCTACCGTCGTATTTGGCAGTTGCTGCGCCGTGAAGGGCTTCATGTTAATCATAAGCGCGTGTACCGGCTTTATCACCTCAGTGGCCTGGGCGTAAAACGCAGAAGACGTCGTAAAGGGCTGGCAACAGAACGTCTGCCGCTGCTCCGTCCGGCGGCGCCCAATCTGACCTGGTCGATGGATTTCGTCATGGACGCACTTTCCACCGGTCGCAGGATCAAGTGTCTTACCTGCGTCGATGATTTCACAAAGGAATGCCTGACGGTCACTGTTGCCTTTGGGATTTCAGGCGTTCAGGTCACGCGTATTCTGGACAGCATTGCACTGTTTCGAGGCTATCCGGCGACGATAAGAACTGACCAGGGGCCGGAGTTCACTTGCCGTGCACTGGATCAATGGGCCTTTGAGCATGGTGTTGAGTTGCGCTTAATCCAGCCGGGCAAGCCAACGCAGAACGGATTTATTGAGAGCTTTAACGGACGATTTCGCGATGAATGTTTGAATGAGCACTGGTTCAGCGATATCGTTCATGCCAGGAAAATTATTAATGACTGGCGGCAGGATTATAACGAATGCCGCCCGCACTCCACGCTGAATTATCAGACACCGTCTGAATTTGCAGCGGGCTGGAGAAAGGGTCATTCTGAGAATGAAGATTCCGACGTTACTAACTGA
- a CDS encoding phosphoglucosamine mutase: MVRKYFGTDGIRGKANEGAMTAETALRVGMAAGRVFRRGDHRHRVVIGKDTRLSGYMLEPALTAGFTSMGMDVFLFGPLPTTYRKNKRPFHPSPTALDRS; the protein is encoded by the coding sequence ATGGTGCGCAAATATTTCGGCACAGACGGTATTCGTGGCAAAGCCAACGAAGGCGCGATGACGGCGGAAACCGCCTTGCGCGTCGGCATGGCGGCTGGCCGTGTCTTTCGTCGCGGTGACCACCGCCATCGTGTCGTGATCGGCAAGGATACGCGCCTGTCGGGCTATATGCTTGAACCCGCGCTCACAGCCGGTTTCACCTCGATGGGCATGGACGTATTCCTTTTTGGCCCGCTGCCGACAACGTATAGGAAGAATAAACGCCCTTTTCACCCAAGTCCAACAGCTTTGGACCGCAGTTGA
- a CDS encoding Hcp family type VI secretion system effector, whose amino-acid sequence MPIPPYLWLKDDGGADIKGSVDVQDHEGSIEVISMGHGVNLPVDTANGKITGTRQHSSFNFEKEIDSSSPYLYKAAATGQTLKSAEVRFYHINDAGQEVCYYTVLMENVKITGVNCGVPNVKLSGNDKLNHMESVSMQYEKITWRIVDGNIQFSDSWYERPTA is encoded by the coding sequence ATGCCTATCCCTCCCTATCTGTGGCTAAAAGATGATGGCGGCGCAGATATCAAAGGTTCTGTAGATGTTCAAGATCATGAAGGCTCTATAGAAGTAATCAGTATGGGTCATGGTGTTAATCTTCCCGTCGATACAGCCAATGGAAAAATCACCGGAACACGTCAACATTCATCATTTAATTTTGAAAAAGAAATTGATAGTTCTAGTCCCTATCTCTACAAAGCAGCGGCGACAGGACAAACACTAAAAAGCGCAGAAGTCAGGTTTTATCATATCAATGATGCTGGCCAGGAGGTGTGTTATTACACCGTCTTAATGGAAAATGTAAAAATTACGGGTGTTAATTGTGGTGTGCCCAATGTTAAATTATCCGGTAATGATAAGTTAAATCATATGGAATCCGTCTCTATGCAATATGAAAAGATCACTTGGCGTATTGTAGATGGAAATATCCAATTCTCAGATTCGTGGTACGAGAGGCCAACTGCCTAA
- the sul2 gene encoding sulfonamide-resistant dihydropteroate synthase Sul2 yields MNKSLIIFGIVNITSDSFSDGGRYLAPDAAIAQARKLMAEGADVIDLGPASSNPDAAPVSSDTEIARIAPVLDALKADGIPVSLDSYQPATQAYALSRGVAYLNDIRGFPDAAFYPQLAKSSAKLVVMHSVQDGQADRREAPAGDIMDHIAAFFDARIAALTGAGIKRNRLVLDPGMGFFLGAAPETSLSVLARFDELRLRFDLPVLLSVSRKSFLRALTGRGPGDVGAATLAAELAAAAGGADFIRTHEPRPLRDGLAVLAALKETARIR; encoded by the coding sequence ATGAATAAATCGCTCATCATTTTCGGCATCGTCAACATAACCTCGGACAGTTTCTCCGATGGAGGCCGGTATCTGGCGCCAGACGCAGCCATTGCGCAGGCGCGTAAGCTGATGGCCGAGGGGGCAGATGTGATCGACCTCGGTCCGGCATCCAGCAATCCCGACGCCGCGCCTGTTTCGTCCGACACAGAAATCGCGCGTATCGCGCCGGTGCTGGACGCGCTCAAGGCAGATGGCATTCCCGTCTCGCTCGACAGTTATCAACCCGCGACGCAAGCCTATGCCTTGTCGCGTGGTGTGGCCTATCTCAATGATATTCGCGGTTTTCCAGACGCTGCGTTCTATCCGCAATTGGCGAAATCATCTGCCAAACTCGTCGTTATGCATTCGGTGCAAGACGGGCAGGCAGATCGGCGCGAGGCACCCGCTGGCGACATCATGGATCACATTGCGGCGTTCTTTGACGCGCGCATCGCGGCGCTGACGGGTGCCGGTATCAAACGCAACCGCCTTGTCCTTGATCCCGGCATGGGGTTTTTTCTGGGGGCTGCTCCCGAAACCTCGCTCTCGGTGCTGGCGCGGTTCGATGAATTGCGGCTGCGCTTCGATTTGCCGGTGCTTCTGTCTGTTTCGCGCAAATCCTTTCTGCGCGCGCTCACAGGCCGTGGTCCGGGGGATGTCGGGGCCGCGACACTCGCTGCAGAGCTTGCCGCCGCCGCAGGTGGAGCTGACTTCATCCGCACACACGAGCCGCGCCCCTTGCGCGACGGGCTGGCGGTATTGGCGGCGCTGAAAGAAACCGCAAGAATTCGTTAA